The Desulfoscipio gibsoniae DSM 7213 genome contains a region encoding:
- a CDS encoding FecCD family ABC transporter permease codes for MAYPSKTYWPLIIMSGAVLMLFIMLLSVTLGPAGISLAESLRLFIAMPPGLDALVDTSNCPPNHVMIINEIRMPRVILAALVGAALAAVGTTLQGLFKNPMADPYIIGVSSGAALGAAVAIVLGAGGITGYWTLPVAAFIGALLSTWLVYNIARVGGRVPVYTLLLSGVAISAFNSAMMSFVMILNATEMQQIVFWMLGSFSGKGWSHVAVALPVVLLCIAGLFIFARDLNAMLFGEDTAQHLGINTERLKKLLLALAALAVAAAVAVSGTIGFVGLVVPHMVRLVVGPDHRILLPASVLAGASLMVAADTLARIALAPIEIPVGIITAFIGGPFFIYLLRSKKSGV; via the coding sequence ATGGCCTACCCATCGAAAACTTATTGGCCTTTAATTATAATGTCCGGCGCGGTGTTAATGTTGTTTATTATGCTGCTGAGCGTAACACTGGGCCCTGCCGGTATTTCTCTGGCGGAATCGCTAAGGCTGTTTATTGCGATGCCCCCGGGATTGGACGCGCTGGTGGACACGAGTAACTGCCCGCCTAACCATGTGATGATTATAAATGAAATAAGAATGCCCCGGGTGATACTGGCCGCCCTGGTGGGCGCAGCGCTGGCGGCGGTGGGTACCACCCTGCAGGGACTATTTAAAAACCCTATGGCCGACCCTTACATCATAGGCGTTTCATCGGGTGCCGCGCTGGGTGCTGCTGTTGCCATCGTTCTGGGTGCCGGCGGTATAACGGGTTACTGGACTCTGCCCGTTGCGGCCTTTATTGGTGCGCTGCTATCCACTTGGCTGGTATACAACATTGCCCGGGTTGGCGGAAGGGTGCCGGTTTATACATTGCTGCTGTCTGGTGTAGCTATAAGCGCCTTTAACAGCGCCATGATGTCCTTTGTTATGATTTTAAATGCCACTGAGATGCAGCAAATTGTATTTTGGATGCTGGGTAGCTTTTCCGGCAAAGGGTGGTCCCATGTAGCAGTGGCCCTCCCGGTGGTTTTGTTATGTATAGCGGGCCTTTTTATATTTGCCCGAGATTTGAATGCCATGCTGTTTGGCGAAGATACAGCACAGCACCTGGGCATTAATACCGAGAGGCTAAAAAAACTACTTCTGGCGCTGGCTGCCTTGGCGGTGGCGGCCGCTGTCGCTGTCAGCGGCACTATTGGTTTTGTCGGGCTGGTTGTCCCCCATATGGTCAGGCTGGTGGTGGGGCCGGACCACCGTATTTTATTGCCGGCATCGGTTTTAGCCGGGGCGTCTTTGATGGTGGCGGCTGACACCCTGGCACGTATTGCCCTGGCACCTATTGAAATACCGGTGGGTATTATTACAGCTTTCATCGGGGGCCCGTTTTTCATTTATCTATTGAGGAGCAAAAAATCCGGTGTTTGA
- a CDS encoding PRK06851 family protein, with amino-acid sequence MSKGRMKKVFPGGNTSQGFYSFYDYIIDQQSATRIFVIKGGPGVGKSTFMRKIAEEMLERGYDVEFHCCSSDNGSLDGIVIPAIGVAMLDGTAPHIVDPKHPGAVDSIIHLGDHWNEQGIRANKQEILACNKEVGRLFKRAYAYLAAAKIFLNEVKLYYTETGAINVGSFDRMSLNLVHEIFEGQERQTDNPKARRLFATAITPDGPVSHLATIVDHIGKRYIIEGDDGTGKNILVSRLMDAAMMRGFNVEAYHCALEPKLIDHLVIPALDVAIVNSVEPHDFRPQAGDVVIDTMECVNPILNEKYLMEKTTARKMYRECMEQAISFLCQAKATHDDMEKYYAPYMDFEAINARREKTLARILDLAAEIDGMSKVPGVERLKN; translated from the coding sequence TTGTCCAAGGGAAGAATGAAGAAAGTTTTTCCCGGTGGAAACACCAGCCAGGGCTTTTACTCTTTTTATGATTATATTATTGACCAACAAAGCGCTACCCGGATATTCGTCATTAAAGGCGGCCCTGGTGTGGGTAAATCAACTTTTATGCGCAAGATTGCCGAAGAGATGCTGGAACGCGGGTATGATGTAGAGTTCCACTGCTGTTCCTCGGATAACGGTTCACTGGATGGAATTGTTATCCCGGCTATAGGTGTGGCGATGCTGGATGGCACGGCTCCCCATATAGTGGATCCCAAGCACCCCGGAGCAGTTGACAGTATTATCCATTTAGGTGACCACTGGAACGAGCAGGGCATCCGCGCCAATAAGCAGGAGATACTAGCTTGCAACAAGGAGGTTGGCCGACTTTTTAAGCGAGCATATGCTTATTTGGCAGCTGCCAAAATATTTCTCAATGAGGTTAAGCTGTATTATACAGAAACAGGCGCTATTAATGTGGGCAGTTTCGACCGTATGTCACTGAACCTGGTACACGAAATCTTTGAGGGGCAGGAGCGGCAAACCGATAATCCCAAAGCCAGACGATTATTTGCCACCGCCATCACGCCCGACGGCCCGGTGAGCCACCTAGCCACTATTGTGGATCATATTGGCAAGCGATACATTATTGAAGGGGATGACGGAACCGGTAAAAACATTCTGGTGAGCAGGCTGATGGATGCTGCTATGATGCGGGGGTTTAATGTAGAGGCTTACCATTGTGCCCTGGAACCCAAGTTAATTGATCACCTGGTAATACCCGCCCTGGACGTGGCTATCGTTAACTCGGTGGAGCCGCATGATTTCCGTCCCCAAGCCGGTGATGTAGTAATTGATACAATGGAGTGTGTAAACCCCATTCTTAACGAAAAGTATTTAATGGAAAAGACAACGGCCCGTAAAATGTACCGGGAATGCATGGAGCAGGCCATATCATTCCTTTGCCAGGCCAAGGCCACCCATGACGATATGGAAAAATATTATGCACCGTACATGGATTTTGAGGCCATCAATGCCAGACGCGAAAAAACACTTGCCCGGATCCTGGACCTGGCCGCGGAAATCGATGGTATGTCGAAGGTACCGGGTGTTGAAAGGTTGAAAAACTGA
- a CDS encoding nitrilase family protein: MEQLRIALVQMNAQLAQTKNNLNKIEIFTRDAAGQKADIICFPELCVQGYSRNYSGPTAEPVPGPSAGRIVDMARRYRIVVLAGVAETSPTGRPYITQLAAYPDGKLLKYRKTHLGNSEKPNFTAGSELPVFSHAKTKFGVQVCWDLHFPEVTAILSLKGAEVIFAPHASPTIVGDRREIWLKYMTARSYDNAVFVAACNLVGEDGTGHAFCGGALVIDPKGNVVAEAFNNREELLVADLDPVVINTIRRRESGSMRHSFYLDGRRPELYGELSKRG; encoded by the coding sequence ATGGAACAATTACGGATAGCCCTGGTTCAGATGAACGCACAATTGGCTCAAACGAAAAACAATTTAAATAAAATAGAAATTTTCACCCGTGATGCGGCTGGTCAAAAAGCAGATATTATTTGCTTTCCCGAATTATGTGTGCAGGGGTACAGCCGGAACTATTCCGGGCCCACCGCTGAGCCCGTTCCCGGACCATCGGCGGGGCGTATTGTGGATATGGCGCGCCGGTACCGCATTGTGGTGCTGGCGGGAGTGGCCGAGACATCGCCCACAGGGAGGCCTTATATTACTCAGCTGGCGGCTTATCCTGACGGAAAATTGCTTAAATACAGGAAAACGCATTTAGGCAACAGCGAAAAACCAAATTTTACAGCGGGTTCGGAGCTGCCGGTTTTCAGCCATGCTAAGACGAAATTTGGTGTACAAGTATGTTGGGATCTGCATTTCCCGGAGGTTACTGCCATTTTATCGCTAAAGGGGGCGGAGGTAATTTTTGCGCCCCATGCCTCACCCACTATAGTGGGGGACCGCCGGGAAATTTGGCTTAAATATATGACCGCCAGGTCTTATGATAATGCGGTGTTTGTCGCGGCCTGCAACCTGGTAGGTGAGGACGGAACCGGGCACGCTTTTTGTGGAGGAGCACTGGTGATTGACCCCAAGGGCAACGTTGTTGCTGAGGCATTCAATAACCGGGAAGAGCTGCTGGTAGCCGACCTTGATCCCGTTGTAATCAATACCATACGGCGCCGGGAGTCCGGTTCCATGCGCCATAGCTTTTACCTGGACGGCCGGCGTCCGGAGTTGTACGGTGAATTGAGCAAAAGAGGTTAA
- a CDS encoding energy-coupling factor ABC transporter ATP-binding protein, translating to MRKYIIEARELVYQYPDGTNALNGLTMQIKEGQKVAVLGANGAGKSTLFLHFNGILRPRQGQILFDGRSMDYRHRSLVELRKNVAIVFQDPDHQLFSASVLQDVAFGPLNLGLDKNVALAKAREAMRQTEIDTLSSKPTHFLSYGQKKRVSIAGVLAMEPRVIIFDEPTACLDPRMVDKTMDLLHRLNKQGKTLVMSTHDVDLAYSWADYIYFINGGQVAGEGTPREVFLNRELLAGCGLKQPWVLEVYRELIDSGLLATTAPMPDSKETLLELIRNASPGAAGVKIRVAQ from the coding sequence GTGAGAAAATACATTATTGAAGCCCGGGAGTTGGTGTATCAATACCCCGACGGCACCAATGCACTTAACGGGTTAACTATGCAAATAAAGGAAGGGCAAAAAGTAGCGGTGCTGGGTGCCAACGGGGCGGGTAAATCCACCTTGTTTTTGCATTTTAACGGTATTTTGCGACCCCGGCAGGGTCAGATTTTATTTGACGGGCGGTCGATGGATTACCGACACCGTTCTTTAGTGGAGCTGCGGAAAAATGTAGCTATCGTATTCCAGGACCCGGACCACCAGCTATTTTCGGCCAGCGTGTTGCAGGATGTCGCCTTCGGACCGCTGAATTTGGGACTGGATAAGAATGTGGCCCTGGCCAAAGCCCGGGAGGCTATGAGACAGACAGAAATTGATACTTTAAGCAGTAAACCAACCCATTTTTTAAGCTACGGGCAAAAAAAGCGGGTATCCATCGCTGGGGTGCTGGCTATGGAGCCCCGGGTGATAATTTTTGATGAGCCTACCGCCTGTTTGGATCCCCGTATGGTGGATAAAACAATGGATTTACTACACCGGTTAAACAAGCAAGGTAAAACACTGGTTATGTCTACCCACGATGTTGACCTGGCCTACAGCTGGGCTGATTATATTTACTTTATTAACGGCGGTCAAGTTGCCGGGGAAGGAACCCCCCGGGAGGTGTTTTTAAACCGGGAACTGCTGGCCGGTTGCGGTCTGAAACAGCCCTGGGTGCTGGAGGTCTACAGGGAGTTAATCGATAGCGGACTGCTTGCCACAACCGCGCCCATGCCCGACAGTAAGGAAACATTGCTAGAGTTAATTAGAAATGCATCCCCGGGTGCCGCCGGTGTTAAAATAAGGGTAGCACAGTAA
- the cbiQ gene encoding cobalt ECF transporter T component CbiQ translates to MLLIDHFAYNNRFTQVHPGEKALFFVLTMSVCLFLPSLSTSLAVTLLMAGVVVLLAGIPWKFYGKLLLVPGSFLIIGLVAVAVSVTREPCQFLWGTYLGDYAVGITKAGLDTAVNLFFRSLGAVSCLYFLSLTTPMTEMVGLLRKLRVPALVVELITLIYRLIFILLEMAGQIYTAQSSRLGYRSMRTGFTALSQLILSMFIKSYRQSQNMYDSLVARCYDGQLHFIEDKRNWSLCHVLVIVAVEAVLAAWALYAGGIM, encoded by the coding sequence ATGTTATTAATTGATCATTTTGCATATAACAACAGGTTTACGCAGGTACACCCGGGTGAAAAAGCACTTTTTTTTGTGTTAACCATGAGTGTTTGCCTGTTTCTGCCATCACTCTCCACTTCCCTGGCCGTCACTCTGCTGATGGCCGGGGTGGTGGTGCTTTTAGCCGGAATTCCCTGGAAGTTTTATGGCAAGCTGCTGTTGGTGCCGGGCTCTTTTCTGATTATTGGTCTGGTTGCAGTGGCGGTTTCCGTAACCCGTGAGCCATGCCAATTTCTTTGGGGTACTTACCTGGGCGACTATGCGGTGGGTATAACCAAAGCAGGCTTGGATACCGCGGTAAATCTGTTTTTCCGCTCATTGGGAGCGGTATCCTGCCTGTATTTTTTGTCCCTTACCACGCCCATGACCGAAATGGTGGGCCTATTGCGTAAACTTCGGGTACCTGCGCTGGTGGTGGAATTAATTACCTTAATCTACCGGCTGATATTCATACTGCTGGAGATGGCCGGGCAAATATATACAGCCCAATCATCACGGCTGGGTTATCGAAGCATGCGTACAGGTTTTACTGCTTTAAGCCAGCTGATACTATCCATGTTTATAAAATCTTATCGGCAATCTCAAAATATGTATGATTCTTTGGTGGCGCGTTGTTATGACGGGCAGCTGCACTTTATAGAAGACAAGCGGAACTGGTCATTGTGCCATGTGCTGGTAATCGTGGCGGTTGAAGCTGTGCTGGCAGCCTGGGCACTGTACGCGGGAGGTATAATGTGA
- a CDS encoding energy-coupling factor ABC transporter substrate-binding protein: MLRNNILLLALVVALVVVPLVMVNGAEFGGADGQAEEVIAEINPDYRPWFSSIWEPPSGEIESLLFALQGALGAGFISYYLGYMKGKKNSKRDQ, from the coding sequence ATGCTGCGTAATAATATACTGCTGCTTGCTTTGGTGGTCGCCCTGGTCGTGGTACCGCTGGTAATGGTAAACGGCGCGGAATTTGGGGGGGCCGACGGGCAGGCGGAGGAAGTTATTGCGGAAATTAATCCCGATTACCGCCCCTGGTTTTCCTCCATCTGGGAACCACCCAGCGGAGAAATAGAAAGCCTCCTATTTGCCCTGCAAGGGGCGCTGGGAGCGGGTTTTATAAGTTACTATCTGGGCTATATGAAAGGTAAAAAGAATTCTAAGAGGGATCAATAA
- a CDS encoding energy-coupling factor ABC transporter permease gives MKKTLLPLINLKYSTLALLYSLLVVLAVPENAYAMHIMEGYLPSTWCAIWYLLTLPFFILGLVSINKTVGLNPKMKMLIAFAGAFAFALSALKLPSVTGSCSHPTGVGLGAILFGPAVMAVLGSIVLLFQALLLAHGGITTLGANAFSMAVVGPFVAYGVYKLCRRLRTPLWLAVFSGAALGDLLTYLTTSLQLALAIPDATGGIPASFTKFAAIFAFTQIPLAVSEGLLTVLIFNLLYTYSQNELVELAIIPEHLQGEVR, from the coding sequence TTGAAAAAAACATTATTGCCTTTAATTAATCTTAAATATAGCACTTTAGCGCTTTTATATAGCCTGCTGGTGGTGCTGGCGGTACCCGAAAATGCCTATGCTATGCACATCATGGAAGGTTACTTACCTTCAACATGGTGCGCGATATGGTATTTATTAACGCTGCCCTTTTTTATTCTGGGTCTGGTTTCCATTAACAAAACCGTTGGGCTGAATCCAAAAATGAAGATGCTCATTGCCTTTGCCGGGGCGTTTGCTTTTGCGCTGTCCGCTCTTAAACTTCCCTCGGTGACGGGCAGCTGTTCGCATCCCACGGGTGTTGGACTGGGTGCTATATTGTTCGGGCCGGCCGTTATGGCGGTGTTGGGCAGCATTGTGCTGCTGTTTCAGGCACTGCTGCTGGCCCACGGCGGCATTACCACCCTGGGTGCCAACGCCTTTTCTATGGCCGTGGTCGGCCCGTTTGTGGCCTACGGCGTTTATAAACTGTGCCGCCGGTTGCGCACCCCACTGTGGCTGGCTGTTTTTTCGGGTGCTGCGCTGGGCGATCTGCTAACTTACCTTACTACTTCATTGCAGCTGGCCCTGGCCATACCCGACGCTACCGGGGGGATACCGGCCTCCTTTACTAAGTTTGCAGCTATTTTTGCCTTTACGCAAATTCCCTTGGCTGTCAGTGAAGGGTTGCTTACCGTACTAATTTTTAATTTGCTGTATACCTACAGCCAGAATGAGCTTGTTGAGCTGGCCATTATCCCGGAGCATTTGCAAGGGGAGGTGCGTTAG
- the cobK gene encoding precorrin-6A reductase, which translates to MILVLQGTSDGGMITQTLTGQGYRVVAIASTDYGRELAVQYGATLVENELPSETEVWLKQLGVRAVVDARHPFGEMTDDRLAQHCQAMDIIYLHIGRDEINITCHELVHPVNSMPEAAIKAAGLGKTIFLTTGSHDLEYFVALQKTHNIRLVVRVLPEHRVVKKCQDMGIHTRNIVAMQGPFSKQINKALFKMYRAAVVVTKDSGRAGGTDTKIEAALSLKIPVVIVKRPSVIARREYNWEEAVRVINRKLPFHGR; encoded by the coding sequence TTGATACTGGTTTTGCAGGGTACAAGCGACGGTGGAATGATAACTCAAACTTTGACGGGGCAGGGCTACCGGGTGGTTGCTATAGCCTCTACGGATTATGGCCGTGAACTGGCTGTGCAATACGGGGCCACCCTGGTGGAAAACGAGCTGCCGTCTGAAACAGAGGTGTGGCTGAAGCAGTTGGGGGTGCGGGCCGTGGTTGATGCCAGGCACCCTTTTGGTGAAATGACTGATGACAGGCTGGCTCAACACTGCCAGGCAATGGATATTATTTACCTGCATATTGGTAGGGATGAGATTAATATAACCTGTCACGAACTGGTCCACCCGGTGAATTCAATGCCCGAGGCCGCTATAAAGGCCGCCGGTTTGGGAAAGACAATTTTTTTAACGACGGGAAGTCATGATCTAGAGTACTTTGTTGCACTGCAAAAAACGCATAACATTCGTCTGGTGGTGAGAGTGCTGCCAGAACACAGGGTTGTAAAAAAATGCCAGGACATGGGTATTCATACCAGGAACATCGTGGCCATGCAGGGGCCCTTTTCCAAACAAATCAATAAAGCACTGTTTAAAATGTACCGTGCCGCAGTGGTGGTTACCAAAGATAGCGGCCGGGCCGGCGGTACTGATACCAAAATTGAAGCCGCCCTGTCCTTAAAGATACCAGTGGTGATTGTCAAACGCCCAAGCGTCATTGCCCGGCGGGAATATAACTGGGAGGAAGCTGTGCGGGTAATCAACCGGAAGCTGCCTTTTCATGGACGGTAA
- a CDS encoding TatD family hydrolase: MSKGYIESHTHAGMIPYAGFQAMADKGINKAMSCAIVLAARHAESYFDHFRMIEGFYRKLAASFGIELFSAVGVHPAGIPDDWPRVIESLPDFISSDTVVAIGEVGMNQNSTLEKDVLRAQLEVAKSCNVPAIIHTPKENRPAVVDEMLNIAGRVGVDPTLLVIDHAHLDIIGQINDFGAVPGLTMRVQNLTADVLVEHLDLFARGMMNSDYSNIMPNDPAGFVDAVEYMQARQVDENIINALARDNAARLYHI; encoded by the coding sequence ATGTCTAAAGGCTATATTGAGAGTCACACCCATGCCGGTATGATACCCTATGCGGGTTTTCAGGCTATGGCGGATAAAGGGATCAACAAAGCGATGAGCTGTGCCATAGTTTTAGCGGCCCGGCATGCGGAAAGCTACTTTGACCATTTCAGGATGATCGAAGGATTTTACAGAAAGCTGGCTGCATCCTTTGGCATTGAGCTTTTTTCAGCGGTGGGCGTACACCCGGCCGGTATCCCGGACGATTGGCCCAGGGTGATTGAGAGTTTACCCGATTTTATCAGCAGTGACACTGTGGTGGCCATCGGGGAAGTGGGCATGAACCAGAATTCAACTCTGGAAAAAGATGTGCTGCGGGCTCAGCTGGAGGTGGCCAAAAGCTGCAATGTACCGGCAATTATCCATACCCCCAAGGAAAACCGGCCTGCTGTGGTGGATGAAATGTTAAATATCGCCGGGCGTGTGGGCGTAGATCCCACCCTGCTGGTTATTGACCATGCCCATCTGGACATCATCGGGCAAATTAATGATTTTGGCGCTGTACCGGGGTTGACCATGCGGGTACAGAACCTGACTGCTGATGTGCTGGTGGAACACTTGGATCTTTTCGCCCGGGGCATGATGAACAGCGATTACAGCAATATTATGCCCAATGATCCTGCTGGTTTCGTCGATGCGGTAGAATATATGCAAGCCAGGCAGGTTGATGAAAATATAATCAATGCACTGGCCAGGGATAATGCCGCGCGGTTGTATCACATATAA
- the recQ gene encoding DNA helicase RecQ, translated as MERARVLLKKYYGYRYFRVGQEKIISNIFGGRDTLVVMPTGGGKSICYQVPALALPGITLVISPLISLMKDQVDALINQGIPAVFINSTLAYRDAVKRMHDLARGSYKLLYIAPERLESDSFLELIYQLNVSLVAVDEAHCVSQWGHDFRPSYLAIARLINGFATRPVVAAFTATATEAVRRDIIEQLGLLNPLIHIGGFDRPNLYLQVNKGEDKKNFLLQYLSQNEGRSGIIYAATRKEADSLYDFLQAKGFSVGKYHAGLSDRERNRAQDDFIHDNIQVIIATNAFGMGIDKSNVRFVIHHNMPKNMEAYYQEAGRAGRDGESGECILLYSPQDIQVQKRLIELNESTPERREADYRKLQAMIGYCHTPQCLRRYILTYFGDAEAADTCSNCFNCSGDCELVDITVQTQKILSCLWRMREQYGITMVAGVLKGSRNKKVQQLGFDRLSTYGLLSNYTIQEIKDMINMLIAEGYIAMTQGEYPVLKLKENAYPVLKGQASVYQKVRREKQARVDDNLFQVLRRLRKDIAVREKLPPYMIFSDKTLQDMSRCCPVDEQALLAVSGVGEFKLQRYGAEFLQEIRRYLEEGGVVDYPNVERGI; from the coding sequence ATGGAAAGAGCCCGGGTACTGTTGAAAAAATATTACGGTTATAGATACTTTCGGGTAGGCCAGGAGAAAATTATCAGCAATATTTTTGGTGGGCGAGATACGTTGGTGGTAATGCCCACCGGCGGAGGTAAATCCATTTGTTACCAGGTACCGGCCTTAGCGTTGCCAGGTATTACACTTGTTATATCACCATTGATATCGCTGATGAAAGACCAGGTGGATGCATTAATCAATCAGGGCATACCGGCCGTATTTATTAATAGTACGCTGGCCTACCGTGATGCTGTCAAACGTATGCATGACCTGGCCCGGGGCTCTTACAAACTGCTGTATATAGCACCGGAACGGCTGGAGTCAGATTCCTTTCTGGAGCTTATTTACCAGCTTAATGTTTCCCTGGTGGCCGTGGATGAAGCGCACTGCGTTTCCCAATGGGGTCATGACTTCAGGCCCAGCTATCTGGCTATTGCCAGGCTGATCAATGGTTTTGCCACCCGGCCGGTGGTGGCCGCTTTTACAGCCACCGCCACGGAGGCAGTGAGGCGGGATATCATTGAACAACTGGGCCTGCTAAATCCCTTAATCCACATTGGAGGGTTCGATCGTCCTAATTTATACCTGCAAGTGAATAAAGGTGAAGACAAAAAAAACTTCTTGCTTCAATACCTGAGCCAGAATGAGGGGCGTTCAGGCATTATCTATGCTGCCACGCGCAAGGAAGCGGACAGCCTGTACGACTTTTTACAGGCTAAAGGGTTTTCCGTCGGCAAGTATCATGCCGGGCTGAGCGATAGGGAGCGCAACCGGGCTCAGGACGACTTTATCCATGACAACATTCAGGTAATTATAGCAACCAACGCATTTGGTATGGGTATCGATAAATCTAATGTGCGCTTTGTAATCCATCACAATATGCCCAAGAACATGGAGGCTTACTACCAGGAGGCCGGCCGGGCCGGGCGTGACGGTGAGTCTGGTGAATGTATACTTTTATACAGCCCGCAGGATATCCAGGTGCAAAAAAGACTAATTGAACTTAATGAATCGACCCCGGAGCGCAGGGAGGCCGATTATCGCAAATTACAGGCTATGATTGGTTATTGCCATACGCCGCAATGTTTACGCCGGTATATCTTAACTTATTTTGGCGACGCGGAAGCTGCCGATACGTGTAGTAACTGCTTCAACTGCAGCGGTGATTGTGAGCTGGTGGATATCACTGTGCAAACGCAAAAAATTTTATCATGCTTGTGGCGCATGCGGGAACAATACGGCATAACAATGGTGGCCGGTGTTTTGAAAGGTTCACGGAATAAAAAGGTACAGCAGCTGGGATTTGATCGTTTATCCACCTATGGATTGTTAAGCAATTATACCATCCAGGAAATTAAAGATATGATTAACATGCTCATAGCCGAGGGTTATATTGCCATGACTCAGGGTGAGTACCCTGTGCTTAAGTTAAAGGAAAATGCTTACCCGGTACTGAAAGGCCAGGCCAGTGTGTACCAAAAAGTGCGCCGGGAAAAACAAGCCCGGGTTGACGACAACCTTTTCCAGGTGCTGCGCCGGCTGCGTAAGGATATTGCAGTTCGGGAAAAACTGCCGCCATATATGATATTCTCCGACAAGACGCTGCAGGATATGAGCCGGTGCTGCCCGGTGGATGAACAGGCACTGCTGGCTGTCAGTGGGGTGGGGGAATTCAAGTTGCAACGCTACGGCGCAGAATTTTTGCAAGAAATACGGCGTTATTTGGAAGAGGGCGGAGTCGTGGATTATCCCAATGTTGAACGTGGAATATGA
- a CDS encoding C40 family peptidase: protein MDMTKFWTLIFTFALGAILFGVTGPAYADTYYTVQPGDTLWRISRQYGVSVEQIQKSNAVYTTLIFPGQKLLISSSTPVSQTAEVSRGTSRTEILLDYAKSFTGVPYVYGGQTPAGFDCSGYVKYVFNHLGINLPRTAAEQFYRGAKVSAQEAKPGDIVAFSSGGYINHTGIYFGGGQFISSTSSRGVETASVHSAYWGTHFYGYSRIIP from the coding sequence ATGGACATGACAAAATTCTGGACATTAATTTTTACGTTTGCGCTAGGTGCTATCTTGTTTGGGGTGACTGGGCCGGCCTACGCGGATACGTATTATACCGTGCAGCCTGGTGATACGCTATGGAGAATCTCGAGGCAGTATGGTGTTTCGGTGGAGCAAATCCAAAAATCAAACGCTGTTTACACAACCTTGATATTCCCCGGTCAAAAGTTGCTCATATCAAGCAGTACTCCGGTTAGTCAGACGGCAGAGGTATCCCGGGGGACAAGCCGTACTGAAATACTACTGGATTATGCTAAATCATTCACAGGTGTACCCTACGTTTATGGTGGACAAACGCCCGCAGGATTTGATTGTTCCGGGTATGTCAAATATGTCTTCAACCATTTGGGTATTAATTTACCCCGCACTGCAGCAGAACAATTCTACAGGGGGGCCAAGGTATCCGCCCAGGAAGCAAAGCCCGGTGATATCGTAGCTTTCAGTAGCGGTGGTTATATTAATCACACCGGTATCTACTTTGGAGGTGGTCAATTCATTAGCTCCACATCCAGCCGCGGTGTGGAGACCGCTTCTGTACACAGTGCGTACTGGGGTACTCACTTTTATGGTTACAGCAGGATAATACCATAG
- a CDS encoding HD domain-containing protein codes for MEETHKLIYELAKPFLNTRKNDIHIEISLGYAYKLLEKEAGDDNIVIPAVILHDLGWWKVPVNLHLKAFGPQFDWELRRKHEVEGVKMAREILEKVDYDASKMEEILLIIDGHDSRLEAISPNDRIVKDADKLFRFSPRGFEIDYQRFGIERNKYLKWLSECVDEWFFTLTAKLFAREALQVLR; via the coding sequence ATGGAGGAAACTCATAAATTAATTTATGAATTGGCCAAACCTTTTCTTAATACCAGAAAAAATGATATTCATATTGAAATATCCCTGGGCTATGCTTATAAACTTCTGGAAAAGGAGGCCGGCGATGATAATATTGTTATTCCGGCAGTAATTCTTCATGATCTGGGTTGGTGGAAAGTGCCGGTTAATTTACATCTAAAGGCCTTTGGGCCACAATTTGACTGGGAACTCAGGCGTAAGCATGAAGTGGAAGGAGTAAAAATGGCGAGAGAGATTCTGGAAAAGGTCGACTATGATGCTAGTAAAATGGAAGAAATTTTGCTCATTATTGATGGCCATGATTCCAGGCTTGAAGCCATTTCCCCAAACGATCGAATTGTTAAGGACGCGGATAAGCTATTTCGTTTTTCTCCCCGTGGTTTTGAAATTGATTACCAGCGTTTTGGAATAGAACGCAATAAATACCTGAAATGGCTCAGTGAATGTGTTGATGAATGGTTTTTTACGTTGACGGCAAAATTGTTTGCCCGGGAAGCGTTACAGGTTTTACGATAA